A window of Marinobacter salarius contains these coding sequences:
- a CDS encoding flavin prenyltransferase UbiX, with translation MTAASEKQRVINLAFTGASGAQYGLRLLQCLVAANCRVHVMVSKAAQVVIATETDLKLPGNTAAMQEALASYASARPGQVLVFGREDWFAPPASGSGEKAPLVICPCSTGTLSALATGASNNLIERAGDVALKERRQLILVPREAPFSEVHLENMLRLTRMGAVIMPASPGFYHRPNSVSDLVDFIVARLLDHLGLPQDLMPRWGEERAKAKQPD, from the coding sequence ATGACGGCAGCGTCCGAAAAACAGCGGGTGATCAATCTGGCCTTTACCGGTGCCTCTGGCGCCCAGTACGGCTTGCGTTTGTTGCAGTGCCTGGTGGCGGCGAACTGCCGGGTGCATGTGATGGTCAGCAAGGCGGCACAGGTAGTGATCGCCACGGAAACCGATCTGAAATTACCGGGCAACACCGCCGCCATGCAGGAAGCGCTTGCCAGCTATGCCAGCGCCCGTCCGGGGCAGGTGCTGGTGTTCGGCCGTGAAGACTGGTTCGCCCCGCCGGCTTCTGGTTCGGGTGAAAAAGCCCCGTTGGTGATTTGTCCCTGCAGTACCGGCACCCTGTCTGCCCTGGCCACCGGCGCCAGTAACAACCTGATCGAGCGCGCCGGAGATGTCGCCCTTAAAGAGCGGCGGCAATTGATCCTGGTGCCCCGGGAAGCGCCCTTTTCGGAAGTGCACCTGGAAAACATGCTGCGCCTGACCCGCATGGGGGCGGTCATCATGCCGGCCAGTCCGGGGTTCTATCATAGGCCGAATTCCGTGAGTGACCTGGTGGATTTCATCGTTGCCCGACTTCTGGATCACCTGGGCCTGCCCCAGGATCTGATGCCGCGCTGGGGCGAGGAGAGGGCGAAGGCGAAACAGCCCGACTGA
- the mpl gene encoding UDP-N-acetylmuramate:L-alanyl-gamma-D-glutamyl-meso-diaminopimelate ligase, with protein sequence MHIHILGICGTFMGSLAVLARELGHTVTGSDQGVYPPMSTQLEAQGIGLMEGYDPDNLKPQPDLVLVGNAMSRGNPEVEAVLNQNIDYMSGPEWLAREVLRHRWVLAVAGTHGKTTTTAMLLWILEQAGLEPGYLIGGVPNDFPVSARLGSSDFFVIEADEYDSAFFDKRSKFVHYRPHTLILNNLEFDHADIFDNVEAIERQFHHLVRTVPSRGLIVRPALDAHLDRALELGCWSSVQATSVGSEVPYMADWRAELLAEDGSRFMVVHHEQPVASVSWSQTGLHNVRNALAAIAAARHVGVTPDHAVAALCRFSGVKRRMELLADVGGVCVYDDFAHHPTAIATTLEGLRHKVGDETILALIEPRSNTMQQGFHQESLLPSAAAANQVFWANLNGMDWLPALVEGRSPESATPDRHRVGASVEELIGQVLDQVSGPCHIVIMSNGGFGGIHQKLIAELERESG encoded by the coding sequence ATGCACATCCATATCCTGGGAATCTGTGGCACCTTCATGGGCAGTCTGGCCGTACTGGCGAGGGAGCTCGGGCACACCGTGACGGGCTCCGATCAGGGGGTTTACCCGCCCATGAGTACCCAGTTGGAGGCCCAGGGAATCGGGTTAATGGAAGGTTACGATCCTGACAACCTCAAGCCTCAGCCGGACCTGGTTCTGGTTGGTAACGCCATGTCCCGGGGCAACCCGGAGGTGGAAGCGGTTCTTAACCAGAATATTGATTACATGTCCGGCCCGGAATGGCTGGCGCGAGAGGTTCTGCGTCACCGCTGGGTGCTGGCGGTTGCCGGGACCCACGGCAAAACCACCACAACCGCCATGTTGTTGTGGATCCTGGAGCAGGCCGGGTTGGAACCGGGCTATCTGATAGGTGGGGTCCCCAATGATTTCCCGGTTTCGGCACGGTTGGGGAGTAGCGACTTTTTCGTTATTGAGGCCGATGAATACGACAGCGCCTTCTTCGATAAGCGCTCCAAGTTTGTCCACTATCGTCCCCATACCCTGATCCTCAACAATCTCGAGTTTGATCACGCGGATATTTTTGACAACGTTGAAGCCATCGAGCGTCAGTTCCATCATCTGGTCAGAACGGTGCCGTCCCGTGGGTTGATTGTGCGCCCGGCCCTGGATGCCCATCTTGATCGGGCGTTGGAACTTGGCTGCTGGAGCAGCGTGCAGGCTACCTCTGTGGGCAGCGAAGTGCCCTATATGGCCGACTGGCGGGCGGAGCTGTTGGCTGAGGATGGCAGTCGATTCATGGTGGTGCACCACGAACAGCCGGTGGCTTCAGTCAGTTGGTCTCAAACCGGCCTGCACAACGTGCGCAACGCCCTCGCGGCCATCGCAGCAGCCCGCCATGTGGGTGTTACCCCGGACCATGCCGTGGCGGCGCTGTGCCGCTTTTCGGGCGTCAAACGCAGGATGGAGCTGCTTGCGGATGTTGGTGGTGTCTGTGTCTACGACGACTTTGCCCATCATCCGACGGCCATCGCTACCACGCTGGAGGGCCTACGCCACAAGGTGGGCGATGAGACCATCCTTGCGCTGATCGAGCCACGCTCCAACACCATGCAGCAAGGTTTTCACCAGGAGAGCCTGCTGCCCAGTGCTGCAGCGGCGAATCAGGTATTCTGGGCCAATCTCAATGGCATGGACTGGTTGCCAGCATTAGTTGAGGGCCGTAGTCCCGAGTCGGCAACACCGGATCGCCATCGTGTCGGGGCCAGCGTTGAGGAACTGATCGGCCAGGTTCTGGATCAGGTATCCGGTCCCTGCCATATTGTCATTATGAGTAACGGCGGTTTTGGCGGTATTCACCAGAAGCTGATTGCCGAACTGGAACGCGAATCCGGCTGA